A segment of the Manihot esculenta cultivar AM560-2 chromosome 13, M.esculenta_v8, whole genome shotgun sequence genome:
tgaaaaatataaataatacatttaaatatttatttatatagatATATGTATAAAATTCAAATCTAATATAAGTATCcttaataaatttgaaatccTTTACAAATCAACTATTTATGGGTcatatcttttttatttaaactcaaTATTGCAATATATTTCCAAGAAATTGATGCACAAATTATTACTGATACAGAATCCATCTCATTTAGGCAAATACCATTTTCctatagagaaaataaaaataataataaaaaaaaagacgtCAACTTCAACTGCACCAAATCACACGTAACAGGTTCACTATAAAAACCAACAAACCCTTCAAAGACTGAAAATATCCCAAGCCCAACCGACCGACCGACCGACCTTAGCTCTCTGCATTGGTTGCCATGGCATACCACCAAGAATCAGAATCAAAAGAGCCTGCACTCAGGCAGAACTCGGAGTCTACTCAGCTGGAATCGCTGCTGACTCTTGACGGAGTGGAGGAGATTCTTGGTTACAGGTTCCAAAACCGGAGCTTATTGGAAGAAGCTTTTACGGATCCATCGGTTCCGGATAAGTGCTTTTCGTATGAGCGATTAGAGCACGTCGGAGACTCCGTGCTTAATCTTCTCTTCACCAAGGAACACTACTTAAAGTATCCCGATTTGCCACCCGGTGCACTGACCCGGCTCCGCGCTGCTAATGTTGATACTGAAAAGCTCGCACGTGTTGCCGTCAAACACGGATTGCAGCGGTTTTTGCACCACAAAAAGCCGCTCCTTGAGGAACAAGTAAGTCACCCTAAATTGTTTGAATTCAATATtcaatttcttctcttttttcatGCTGCTTTGATTAGGTAGGCGAAGATATGAATGtagacactaaaaaggaaaaaaaatattaaaaggaaaaaaacgttattattattattattattattattatttgtactAGTGGATCTTTTAAGAGTATACATTGCTAGGTTTATAGAATGAGCAATATAATTTATGttggtgtttttttttaaatatatgtagtaaatattttttgataattcattttaattatcAAGCAGTAGTTGAAAATTGAAAACCAGAATCAGTGTGAATATCAAAGGGCCCTGACAGCTAGCTTGTTAGGTTTGTCATAAGATAGTGTCATTGATGATCATTCACTCTATCTTcttgtgtgtgtatatatataagatTTCATGAGCTAAAATCCTTTTTATTatgttaaataattttgaaatattaaaaaatataacaaaattcATATAAAAGCAGTAATTTTCATCCTTTTCATATGATAACAGGAtttttttgggttttttttaaagaatctTTGCATCTAAATCAAACTGTTACTTAGAACACattagagaaaagaaaaaaacccTTAGCCGGATGTTGAATACATGAATTGGGGGGTCTCCCTTGTAATGTCAGCCACCCAAAGTGCCACTTTGGATTTTTCCACATGGCCCTATATACGCTAGTGCAACATACACACCAAGTTAAAGCCTGGTTGAATATAATATGGATTGGAATGAGTTAGGCTACATCCCTTGTCTATTTGATTTGTCCGCAAGCTCATTAAAAGAGCTTTTAACTTATGTTGGGGATTCTTCCTCTATCTAAATCAATATCCTCTTTGGTCAAATTGTACGATGGCTTGAATATTTTCTGGAATGTGAttttgttttcaatttgtgtttttggacaaataaataaatcgCAGATTCGAGAATTCTCCCAAGCGATATTGGACTATCCACTCCACTCTAATGGATTAGTGGACGTGCCAAAAGTCCTTGCAGATATTGTTGAATCCGTAGTTGGTGCTGTTTTCATAGATTGCGATTTTTCAATGGATACAGTTTGGAAGGTATTGTCCCTATACTTAATTCAACTTTTCATctttacaataaattttaagaaataacACTAATTCACCAAAACCATTAATATCTTAAATTATCATTTCATAATTGAAATGAACTGCCGgatgaaaattttgattcaCCTCATTAACTCACCtgtatgtaatattaaaaaaagtgcaataatctttatttttttattaggtgTTCAAGGATTTGTTGGAACCCATTATTAGCAGGGAAACGCTCAAAATACATCCAGTAACGGAATTGTATGAAGTATGTCAAAAAAGAAATTTGAAAGTGAAATTTGTGGATATGTGGAGAGAAACAAGGGCATTTGATGTATTGATAGATGATCAGCTTGTGGGCAGAGGAACATATGacctaaagaaagaaattgcTCATAATAGAGCAGCTAAGGATGCATTACACAATATTAGAAGAATACTGGAGGAGGAATAAGGAGATATTGATGAATAATGATATTTCGTTCGTAGACTTTATTGTTTTTCATTTATgtcattattaattttgaacagtttattttattttgatctgGTTATTTTCAGACAATCACGTTAGATTGTATTGGTCCTTGTAAATGAAATTGTGCTTACATTTTTTCTAATCTATAAACATTATTGAGCAAAATTGTGTTCTTCCTCTCGTCTCTCAAGACCTTACCTCTACATTTTACTTAGCTTAATTTATTCTTGAGTTGTTTCAAATTCAAGCTCAAACTTTtgtttttaattcatttaacagATAAGTCATAATTTCACAGGTTCATGAGTGGAACTCATGTAATAGCTTTTTCATAAATAGGATACAATGCATACTGTCAACCAATTCTcttttgatatatatttttataactgttaatatattttagtactattatattttttgatataattaattagAACTGCAATATAATTTCAGTACcaacaaattatattttttattttttaaaatgataattattttaatttaaaaaacttttttgttaatttttcacttatgtttctttttaatataaaataaagatattaaattttattgaaataataaaattattattaataatatattgtttgtattaaatattaaaagatgatttgattgatttaaaaaaataattaatgacatattttattgaaaatgcaattaaattaaatagagttataagtaatttatatattaagtacaataaaaaaaaagtcaatgtttttaaatatctaaaaatgATTCACAAAAATTATTGTAtgtgaaatttttaattcatcTCAATGAAAAATGTATCAACACGCACTCCGAGACTTAGTCTGATGAAAAATATATCCTAATAAACCtgagaggtctaaggttcgactcaccaacccctatttcaaaaaaaaaaaaaaaatgtatcaacacgcaataaataaaaatcaaattaactgAACTTTTAGCCTATTGGGAAATTGGAGATAAGAGGAGGAGAAGATTTATCTCTTAAAGCACCAGATCACATACTCTGCATTTTCCGAGAACACCTTCAATTGTAAATTCTCTAGTCCTCCATTTAAACTCTTACAATTCATAAATCCAACTCTTGAAAAAGAACATCTTGTTTGTACTATTCCCTTTTATCGACATGTTTCTTCACAGAGGAGGACATGCTTCTTCATCACATGAAAATAAGTGGATGGCTCGctcatggaaaatatttttttaaattttttttaatattgaaaaaatttaatgaattgaattttttttaattaaaaaaactaagtcatttaaaatttttttaaagaaataaaatcattttctatattttaaaattattattaaatttattttttaaattgtagttagatttaaaaattataaaatatgaaaaattaaagaataattttCAACTATTTGTTAATGTATGTGTATAGatatacatttatatatttGAAACTGCTTTTTAGCGTGTGAAAGGGACTATATTTTCAGCTTGTGAAATTTGATCAGGCTGACGGGATCTATTTCACGTTGTTACAAGATTCATAtaagttttttataatttatttttatataattattaaaattgtcaCCTAAAATATATTGTCACAGCTcaatttatttctaaaactaTTTAAACTAGTAATTAATTGGCCATCAATAAGAAATAAACTAAATTGACCATCAGTGAAAATTGAATTCAGTTGCCACCATAGACATATTGAGTCTTTGTGTTGTGTCTTTACTCATTATACGCGTTCTTTTTATCTACAAGTAGTGTGAAAATCGTTATATCGAATTGTACAATAATTGTTTTAtctttaaaatgaaataaatagtatttttattaaaatttttatatctacatacaatatgtgatatttaggttatttaaattattatatttgtttgatgcttccatatatatatatatatatatatatatatatatatatatattcacttTAATAACATTTTAATCTCTTAACTAATTGACATATTTCGTTGATCTGCATTTCAATACATCAATTTGGCTTTATAGTTTTCGATTTAAGTGGttaagaaaattactttttaaaaaatattaaaaataatttaaaattattttaatataatttaattataaaataatttttttaataacatttaaaatgataatttttataaaaattaatattttaaccttCAAATCTCAATACCCTATCTCTTTAAAGTTGGGCTTTCAAAAAGGGATCTCtaagtgaaaaagaaaagaagaaaggccCAGATCCTTCTGGAAATAGAAATCCAAGTTAACAATTGGTCCTCTTAATCTTTTGCTTTCCTTTTAGCTTAAGGAAAATTCCCAGGTCTCTCTCTCGCTCTCTTTATATATCTGCAACCTCATTCATGACCTCAACACAAAGTCATC
Coding sequences within it:
- the LOC110630314 gene encoding ribonuclease 3-like protein 3 isoform X1, coding for MAYHQESESKEPALRQNSESTQLESLLTLDGVEEILGYRFQNRSLLEEAFTDPSVPDKCFSYERLEHVGDSVLNLLFTKEHYLKYPDLPPGALTRLRAANVDTEKLARVAVKHGLQRFLHHKKPLLEEQIREFSQAILDYPLHSNGLVDVPKVLADIVESVVGAVFIDCDFSMDTVWKVFKDLLEPIISRETLKIHPVTELYEVCQKRNLKVKFVDMWRETRAFDVLIDDQLVGRGTYDLKKEIAHNRAAKDALHNIRRILEEE
- the LOC110630314 gene encoding ribonuclease 3-like protein 3 isoform X2 is translated as MAYHQESESKEPALRQNSESTQLESLLTLDGVEEILGYRFQNRSLLEEAFTDPSVPDKCFSYERLEHVGDSVLNLLFTKEHYLKYPDLPPGALTRLRAANVDTEKLARVAVKHGLQRFLHHKKPLLEEQVFKDLLEPIISRETLKIHPVTELYEVCQKRNLKVKFVDMWRETRAFDVLIDDQLVGRGTYDLKKEIAHNRAAKDALHNIRRILEEE